A single region of the Raphanus sativus cultivar WK10039 chromosome 1, ASM80110v3, whole genome shotgun sequence genome encodes:
- the LOC108822991 gene encoding protein TPX2, with amino-acid sequence MEGTTTAPAEEPIGSIATAIVDQSYEFLAPRWFDFINGETEDEARRAELWFESALSCAPSPSVPRIKARRCFKVETMCNFNEEEEEKPIKDKELSEPVAATIASQPEPDIVTEAKTEEVDTSEAITIRSSHNRSKDSADATRTTRDKTPKQIENKENVPPSKAEACTPKPPLQSSHGGKSMDLKKQQTSRKIASLLRNPSALRPKIQSQSSQLKGTNQKSVKRETSSKNIAGTTNLIQDNQAIKKQKLDDGKSRQILNPRPTTLLHKTRQGLVNTGFNVCPSVTKQTPKENRKVYVREQVAPFISTAELMKKFQTSTRDLSLPHANTSLPQNRTKLTLTRPKEPEFVTSQRARPVRVKSSAELEEEMLAKIPKFKARPVNKKILAAPALPAPQRSTPHLPEFQEFHLETMARASQHAETASIASTEVSKQTQHNDCRTHLTAPKSPVLQTMLRARPTKAKTTAELEQEELEKAPKFKAKPLNKKIFESKGEMGIFCNVKKHITIPQEFHFATDERISQSCPVLDIFDKLSLTSDSCHEKPLPRNTAPNPFNLRTEERGAEKEKKFVMEVTQKLIGDERARVPKATPYPYTTDYPVVPPRPEPKQCTKPAPFQLESLVRHEEEMRREREERMRMEREEAQKRLFKAQPVIKEDPIPVPEKVRKPLTEIQEFNLHVEHRAVERADFDQKIKEKENQYKRYREESEAAKMVEEERFLKQMRKTMVPHARPVPNFNKPFLPQKSNKEITKPKSPNLRVIKRTERRTMMAPPPTVSAATSASAGQMR; translated from the exons ATGGAAGGAACAACAACTGCTCCCGCGGAGGAACCAATCGGTAGTATTGCGACGGCGATCGTCGACCAATCGTACGAGTTCTTGGCTCCGCGATGGTTCGATTTCATCAACGGAGAGACGGAGGACGAGGCTCGCCGTGCTGAGCTCTGGTTTGAATCGGCTCTAAGCTGCGCTCCTTCTC cATCGGTTCCTAGAATCAAAGCAAGGAGATGTTTCAAGGTAGAGACAATGTGTAACttcaatgaagaagaagaagagaaaccaaTAAAG GATAAAGAGCTCTCAGAACCAGTAGCTGCAACTATTGCTTCACAACCGGAGCCTGATATTGTCACTGAGGCCAAGACAGAAGAAGTTGATACTAGTGAAGCAATCACAATTAGGTCATCACACAACCGTTCCAAGGACTCAGCAGATGCAACAAG AACTACCAGGGACAAAACGCCTAAGCAGATAGAAAACAAGGAGAACGTTCCTCCTTCTAAGGCAGAAGCTTGCACACCCAAACCACCACTGCAGTCATCTCATGGGGGAAAGTCAATGGACCTCAAGAAGCAGCAAACTTCTAGAAAGATTGCTAGTCTTTTGAGGAATCCATCTGCACTTAGGCCGAAAATCCAGTCCCAGTCGTCTCAACTGAAAGGAACTAATCAGAAAAGTGTGAAAAG GGAAACGAGTTCCAAGAACATAGCTGGCACTACCAATCTGATTCAGGATAATCAAGCCATCAAAAAGCAAAAGCTAGATGACGGAAAATCAAGACAG ATTCTTAATCCAAGACCAACAACTCTGCTCCACAAGACAAGACAAGGTCTCGTTAACACCGGTTTCAATGTATGCCCTTCGGTCACAAAGCAAACTCCGAAGGAGAACAGAAAG GTTTATGTCCGTGAGCAAGTTGCACCTTTCATATCAACTGCTGAATTGATGAAAAAGTTCCAAACAAGCACGCGAGACTTGTCCCTGCCTCATGCCAACACTTCTCTTCCACAG AACCGAACTAAGTTGACACTGACAAGACCAAAGGAGCCCGAATTTGTGACATCCCAACGAGCTCGTCCCGTAAGAGTGAAGAGCAGTGCAGAGCTCGAGGAAGAGATGTTGGCAAAGATTCCCAAGTTTAAAGCTCGACCTGTGAACAAGAAG ATTTTGGCAGCTCCAGCTTTGCCTGCGCCTCAAAGAAGTACACCACACCTGCCAGAATTTCAG GAATTTCATCTTGAAACAATGGCTCGGGCTAGCCAACATGCAGAGACAGCCTCAATTGCGTCAACAGAAGTGTCTAAGCAGACCCAGCATAATGATTGTAGGACTCACCTTACTGCACCAAAGAGCCCTGTACTCCAAACAATGCTAAGAGCCCGTCCTACTAAAGCAAAAACTACTGCGGAacttgagcaagaggagctagAGAAGGCACCGAAATTCAAAGCAAAACCTTTAAACAAAAAG ATATTTGAAAGTAAAGGAGAGATGGGCATCTTTTGCAACGTGAAGAAGCATATAACCATACCTCAAGAGTTCCACTTTGCGACAGATGAGAGGATATCTCAGTCATGTCCTGTCTTAGATATATTCGACAAG CTCTCATTGACCTCTGACTCTTGCCATGAAAAGCCTCTACCAAGGAACACAGCACCAAACCCCTTCAATCTAAGGACAGAA GAACGAGGCGCTGAAAAGGAGAAAAAGTTTGTAATGGAAGTCACTCAGAAGCTGATCGGAGATGAAAGGGCCAGAGTTCCAAAAGCAACCCCATATCCTTACACAACCGACTATCCCGTG GTACCACCAAGACCAGAACCCAAGCAATGCACAAAGCCAGCACCGTTTCAGTTAGAGAGTCTAGTGAGGCACGAAGAAGAAATGCGAAGAGAAAGGGAAGAGAGGATGAGAATGGAGAGAGAAGAAGCTCAGAAGAGACTCTTCAAAGCACAACCAGTTATAAAAGA GGACCCAATCCCTGTTCCGGAGAAAGTAAGAAAGCCTCTCACAGAGATTCAGGAGTTCAACCTCCATGTAGAGCATCGAGCTGTCGAGAGAGCAGACTTCGATCAGAAA ATCAAAGAGAAGGAGAACCAGTACAAGAGATACCGTGAAGAAAGTGAAGCTGCAAAAATG GTGGAAGAAGAGAGGTTTCTAAAGCAAATGAGGAAGACGATGGTTCCTCATGCTAGACCTGTGCCTAACTTCAACAAACCCTTCTTACCTCAGAA GTCCAACAAGGAGATCACGAAACCGAAATCCCCAAATCTTAGAGTGATCAAAAGAACCGAGAGAAGAACTATGATGGCTCCTCCACCAACTGTGTCAGCAGCGACCAGTGCTTCAGCTGGGCAGATGAGATAG
- the LOC108821696 gene encoding zinc finger CCCH domain-containing protein 2-like: MDVVRPTVEIPPRKLLSSSKSFQAESSPRSSPRKHNWNNKINKISISEQEEDSFNEDNNNNTTKDTKEYCYDSDTDDPYASDHFRMFEFKIRRCTRSRSHDWTDCPFAHPGEKARRRDPRRFQYSGEVCPEFRRGGDCSRGDDCEFAHGVFECWLHPIRYRTEACKDGKHCKRKVCFFAHSPRQLRVLPPEGSSASASPGKNPCCLFCSSSPTSTLLGNLSHLSRSPSSSPPLSPANKAAAFSRLRSCAAAGSINYKDVLSELVNSLDSISLAEALQVSSSSPVSTPVSAAAAAFASSCGLSNQRLHLQQQQQQSSPLQFALSPSTPSYLASSPRSNFFSDDFTPRQRQMNDVTPHAAGRDKTSSFEDGSCGDPDIGWVNDLLT, encoded by the coding sequence ATGGACGTCGTGAGACCAACGGTGGAGATTCCACCGCGCAAGCTTCTCTCGTCTTCCAAGTCTTTTCAGGCAGAGTCTTCCCCTCGTTCCTCTCCACGTAAACATAACTGGAACAACAAGATCAACAAGATCTCCATAtctgaacaagaagaagacagcTTCAACGaggacaacaacaacaacaccacCAAAGATACTAAAGAGTATTGTTATGATTCCGATACCGATGATCCTTACGCAAGCGACCATTTCCGTATGTTTGAATTCAAGATCCGACGTTGCACACGTAGCCGAAGCCATGACTGGACTGATTGTCCTTTCGCTCATCCCGGAGAGAAAGCTCGACGTCGTGATCCTCGTCGGTTTCAGTACTCGGGTGAGGTTTGTCCCGAGTTTCGCCGTGGTGGTGATTGTAGCCGCGGAGATGACTGTGAGTTTGCTCATGGAGTCTTCGAGTGTTGGCTCCATCCTATTCGTTACCGTACTGAAGCTTGTAAAGACGGCAAACACTGTAAAAGAAAAGTATGTTTCTTTGCCCATTCTCCACGTCAGCTAAGGGTTCTTCCACCGGAAGGCTCATCCGCCTCTGCCTCTCCGGGCAAGAATCCTTGCTGCTTGTTTTGCAGCAGCTCTCCGACGAGTACTCTTTTGGGTAACTTGTCTCATCTTTCTCGATCTCCGTCCTCATCTCCACCTCTGTCTCCGGCTAACAAAGCCGCTGCCTTCTCACGGCTGAGGAGCTGCGCGGCCGCTGGGTCAATTAACTATAAAGATGTTTTAAGCGAGCTTGTGAATTCATTGGATTCTATTAGCCTAGCGGAAGCCTTGCAGGTGAGTTCATCTTCGCCTGTGTCGACACCTGTCTCCGCAGCGGCTGCTGCGTTTGCGTCTTCCTGCGGTTTGAGCAACCAGCGTCTCCatcttcaacaacaacaacaacaaagcagTCCTTTACAGTTCGCTCTCTCGCCTTCAACTCCAAGTTACCTTGCCAGCTCACCTAGGTCAAACTTCTTCAGCGATGATTTCACTCCTCGCCAGAGACAAATGAATGATGTCACGCCACATGCGGCGGGTAGGGACAAGACTAGCAGCTTTGAGGATGGTTCTTGCGGTGACCCTGATATTGGATGGGTGAATGATCTCTTGACTTAA